In Sphingomonas sp. SORGH_AS_0950, the following are encoded in one genomic region:
- a CDS encoding phytoene desaturase, which produces MKTAVVIGSGFGGLALAIRLQSAGVQTTIVEARDKPGGRAYYWERDGFTFDAGPTVITDPACLEELWALTGRTMSEDVQLDPVSPFYRLNWVDGTNFDYSNDDTQLRSEIAKLNPDDIAGYGRFLDYAAGVYREGYEKLGHVAFLDFASMIKAAPSLMKYQAWNSVYTMVSKFVQSEKLRQALSFHTLLVGGNPMTTSAIYALIHKLERDGGVWFARGGTNRLVAGMVAQFERIGGVLRLGDPVTRIETLGDRATGVVTKSGLTIQADAVATNADIMHSYRDLLSDNRSARRTVNALERKRYSPSLFVVHFGIKGAWPGIPHHMILFGPRYKGLLTDIYDTGVLSEDFSLYLHHPTVTDPSLAPEGHSTFYALAPVPHMGKFPMNWDEVGPILEKRILDEVGRRLIPDIHERIVTKFHYAPSDFATDLNAHMGSAFSLEPILTQSAYFRVHNRDDSIPNLYFVGAGTHPGAGIPGVVGSAKATAALMLERK; this is translated from the coding sequence ATGAAGACCGCGGTCGTCATCGGATCGGGCTTTGGCGGCCTGGCGCTGGCCATCCGCCTGCAATCGGCGGGCGTGCAGACCACCATCGTCGAGGCGCGGGACAAGCCCGGCGGCCGCGCCTATTATTGGGAGCGCGACGGCTTCACCTTCGACGCGGGTCCGACGGTCATCACCGATCCGGCGTGCCTCGAGGAATTATGGGCGCTGACCGGGCGCACCATGTCCGAGGACGTGCAGCTCGATCCCGTCAGCCCCTTCTACCGGTTGAACTGGGTCGACGGCACCAATTTCGACTATAGCAACGACGACACCCAGCTGCGCTCGGAAATCGCCAAGCTGAATCCCGACGATATCGCGGGCTATGGCCGGTTCCTGGACTATGCGGCGGGCGTTTACCGCGAAGGCTATGAGAAGCTCGGCCATGTCGCGTTCCTCGACTTCGCATCGATGATCAAGGCCGCGCCCTCGCTGATGAAATATCAGGCGTGGAATTCGGTCTACACGATGGTGTCGAAGTTCGTGCAGTCGGAAAAGCTGCGCCAGGCGCTGTCCTTCCACACGCTGCTGGTCGGCGGCAATCCGATGACGACCAGCGCCATCTATGCGCTGATCCACAAGCTGGAGCGCGACGGCGGCGTCTGGTTCGCGCGCGGCGGCACCAACCGGCTGGTGGCGGGCATGGTTGCGCAGTTCGAGCGGATCGGGGGCGTGCTGCGGCTGGGCGACCCCGTCACCCGGATCGAGACGCTGGGCGATCGCGCGACCGGCGTGGTAACGAAGAGCGGCCTGACCATCCAGGCGGATGCGGTCGCGACCAATGCCGACATCATGCACAGCTATCGCGACCTGCTGTCCGACAATCGCTCGGCGCGGCGGACGGTCAATGCGCTGGAGCGCAAGCGTTACTCGCCGTCGCTGTTCGTCGTCCATTTCGGGATCAAGGGCGCATGGCCGGGCATCCCGCACCACATGATCCTGTTCGGTCCGCGCTATAAGGGCCTGCTGACCGACATCTACGATACCGGCGTGCTGTCGGAGGATTTCTCGCTCTATCTCCACCACCCGACCGTCACCGATCCCAGCCTGGCGCCGGAGGGGCATTCGACCTTCTATGCGCTGGCCCCGGTGCCGCACATGGGCAAGTTCCCGATGAACTGGGACGAGGTCGGGCCGATCCTGGAGAAGCGCATCCTGGACGAGGTGGGCCGCCGCCTGATCCCCGACATCCACGAACGGATCGTGACCAAATTCCATTATGCGCCGTCGGACTTCGCCACCGACCTGAACGCGCATATGGGCTCGGCCTTCTCGCTCGAGCCGATCCTGACCCAGAGCGCCTATTTCCGGGTCCATAATCGCGACGATTCGATCCCGAACCTGTATTTCGTCGGTGCGGGCACCCATCCGGGCGCAGGGATTCCCGGCGTGGTCGGCAGCGCCAAGGCGACGGCGGCGCTGATGCTGGAGCGGAAGTAA
- a CDS encoding ABC transporter ATP-binding protein/permease gives MPPLDLTAGAPDRPLIPTLRRFLPYLWPAGAPALRARIVGAMALVVVSKLIQVLGAAYTLKYAIDRMAGGDRSATMLVVLLVVGYAAARFGTTLFDNLRNAVFETVGQDATRRLSADVFRHLHRLSLRFHLERRTGAVTKVVERGTKSIDTMLYFLLFNIAPTVLELGLVLTIFGRSFGPVLVVTTLVMVVGYIVFTRKVTDWRNALRTRMNDLDTGAVAHAVDSLLNFETVKYFNAEEREAKRYENGVAAYARAATKSENSLAWLNVGQAAITSLMLGFAMAWVVREWSRGAASPGDVVFVSTLLSQLFRPLDLLGMVYRTIRQGVIDMGAMFDLIDTPAEVVDAPGAAPLAVTGGHVRFDRVVFGYEPDRPILKGLTLDIPAGTTCAVVGPSGAGKSTLARLLYRFYDVNQGAITIDGQAVDAVTQDSLRAAIGIVPQDTVLFNDTIGYNIGYGREGADQAEVERAANGAAIADFIERQPQGYATRVGERGLKLSGGEKQRVAIARTLLKDPPILILDEATSALDSRTEADILATLQAIERGRTTLVIAHRLSTIVHADQIVVLDGGRVAERGTHGELLAWGGLYAEMWARQAAEVEQAEEADALLA, from the coding sequence ATGCCGCCACTCGACCTTACCGCCGGTGCGCCTGACCGGCCGCTGATCCCGACGCTTCGCCGTTTCCTGCCCTATCTCTGGCCTGCCGGAGCGCCCGCCCTGCGCGCGCGGATCGTCGGGGCGATGGCGCTGGTCGTGGTGTCCAAGCTGATCCAGGTGCTGGGTGCGGCCTATACGCTGAAATATGCGATCGACCGGATGGCGGGCGGGGACCGGAGCGCGACGATGCTCGTCGTCCTGCTGGTCGTCGGCTATGCGGCGGCGCGGTTCGGCACGACGCTGTTCGACAATCTGCGCAATGCGGTGTTCGAGACGGTGGGGCAGGACGCGACCCGGCGGCTGTCCGCCGATGTGTTCCGGCATCTCCACCGGCTGTCGCTGCGCTTCCATCTGGAGCGGCGGACGGGCGCGGTGACCAAGGTGGTCGAGCGCGGGACCAAGAGCATCGACACCATGCTCTATTTCCTGCTGTTCAACATCGCCCCGACGGTGCTGGAACTGGGGCTGGTGCTGACGATCTTCGGGCGCAGCTTCGGGCCGGTGCTGGTCGTCACCACGCTGGTGATGGTGGTCGGCTATATCGTCTTCACCCGCAAGGTGACCGACTGGCGCAATGCGCTGCGCACCCGGATGAACGACCTCGACACCGGCGCGGTCGCGCATGCGGTCGACTCGCTGTTGAACTTCGAGACGGTCAAATATTTCAACGCCGAGGAGCGTGAGGCGAAGCGGTACGAGAATGGCGTCGCGGCCTATGCGCGCGCCGCGACCAAGTCGGAGAACTCGCTGGCCTGGCTGAACGTCGGGCAGGCCGCGATCACCAGCCTGATGCTGGGCTTCGCCATGGCCTGGGTCGTGCGCGAATGGAGCCGGGGTGCGGCCTCGCCGGGCGACGTGGTGTTCGTCTCGACCCTGTTGTCGCAGCTGTTCCGCCCGCTCGACCTGCTCGGCATGGTCTATCGCACCATCCGCCAGGGGGTGATCGACATGGGCGCGATGTTCGACCTGATCGACACGCCCGCCGAGGTGGTCGACGCCCCCGGCGCGGCGCCGCTGGCCGTCACGGGCGGGCATGTCCGCTTCGACCGGGTGGTCTTCGGCTATGAACCCGACCGGCCCATCCTGAAGGGGCTGACGCTGGACATTCCGGCGGGGACCACCTGCGCGGTGGTGGGGCCGTCGGGGGCGGGCAAGTCGACGCTCGCGCGGCTGCTCTATCGCTTCTATGATGTGAACCAGGGCGCGATCACCATCGACGGGCAGGCGGTCGACGCCGTCACGCAGGATAGCTTGCGCGCCGCGATCGGGATCGTGCCGCAGGACACGGTGCTGTTCAACGACACGATCGGCTATAATATCGGCTATGGCCGAGAGGGCGCGGACCAGGCCGAGGTGGAGCGCGCGGCGAACGGCGCCGCCATCGCCGACTTCATCGAGCGGCAGCCCCAGGGCTATGCGACGCGGGTCGGCGAGCGCGGGTTGAAGCTGTCGGGCGGCGAGAAGCAGCGCGTGGCGATCGCGCGCACGCTGCTGAAGGATCCGCCCATCCTGATCCTGGACGAAGCGACCAGCGCGCTCGACAGCCGGACCGAGGCGGATATCCTGGCGACGCTCCAGGCGATCGAGCGTGGGCGCACGACCCTGGTCATCGCGCACCGGCTGTCGACCATCGTTCATGCCGACCAGATCGTCGTCCTCGACGGCGGTCGCGTGGCGGAGCGGGGCACGCATGGCGAATTGCTGGCCTGGGGCGGCCTCTATGCCGAGATGTGGGCCCGCCAGGCCGCCGAGGTCGAGCAGGCTGAGGAAGCCGACGCGCTGCTGGCGTGA
- a CDS encoding S9 family peptidase, with amino-acid sequence MVFKALLAAGAAMMVAQSAMAADVPLIERAKLFGNPTKVGGQLSPDGQWISFIAPRDGVLNVWVAPIATPDQARPLTAEKGRPIRQAFWSPDSKSILFVNDKGGDENFLLYGVNVATGEQKALTPFEKTRVQIVGTSETIKDRILVGVNNRDPRWHDVYELNLTTGTLTKVMQNDGYAGFLADDQLHLRMAAKARPDGGSDYYRVNGTTVEASPVVQFGLDDSLTTSPLGFTVDGKTLYWMDSRGRNTAALMAQDMGSGKMAVIGESPKADVGGGLFNPRTGRVEAYSVNYLKRDYVPVGDAVKADLAFLKAQNKGEFAIGSRTDADDKWLVTFDPVTAPASTWLYDRKAKKLTQLYVSRPELADAPLVPMEAVEIPARDGMTLVSYLTRPKGVTGPVPMVLFVHGGPWARDGYGYNGYHQWLANRGYAVLSVNYRGSTGFGKNFISAGDLQWGRKMHDDLIDAVDWAVKQGVAVPDKVAIMGGSYGGYATLAGLTFTPDKFACGVDIVGPSNLFTLLKTIPPYWEAGKQQFYKRMGDPTTEDGRALLKERSPLTFVDRIKKPLLIGQGANDPRVNVAESDQIVSAMAAKNIPVTYVVFPDEGHGFARPANNIAFNAVAENFLGPCLGGRAEPIGDTLKASTAEVKHGAEFVKGL; translated from the coding sequence ATGGTGTTCAAGGCTTTGCTGGCGGCCGGGGCCGCGATGATGGTGGCGCAATCGGCGATGGCGGCGGACGTGCCGCTGATCGAGCGTGCCAAGCTGTTCGGCAATCCGACCAAGGTCGGCGGCCAGCTGTCCCCCGACGGCCAGTGGATCAGCTTCATCGCGCCGCGCGACGGGGTGCTCAACGTCTGGGTCGCGCCGATCGCCACGCCCGACCAGGCCAGGCCGCTGACCGCCGAGAAGGGCCGGCCGATCCGCCAGGCCTTCTGGTCGCCCGATTCCAAGTCGATCCTGTTCGTCAACGACAAGGGCGGCGACGAGAATTTCCTGCTCTACGGCGTCAATGTCGCGACCGGCGAGCAAAAGGCGCTGACCCCGTTCGAGAAGACGCGCGTCCAGATCGTCGGCACCAGCGAGACGATCAAGGACCGTATCCTGGTCGGCGTCAACAATCGCGATCCGCGCTGGCATGACGTGTACGAGCTGAACCTGACCACCGGCACGCTGACCAAGGTGATGCAGAATGACGGCTATGCCGGGTTCCTGGCCGACGACCAGCTGCACCTGCGCATGGCGGCCAAGGCGCGGCCCGATGGCGGTTCCGACTATTACCGGGTCAACGGCACCACCGTAGAGGCGAGCCCTGTCGTACAGTTCGGGCTGGACGATTCGCTGACCACCTCGCCGCTGGGCTTCACGGTGGACGGCAAGACGCTCTACTGGATGGACAGCCGGGGCCGGAACACCGCCGCGCTGATGGCGCAGGACATGGGCAGCGGCAAGATGGCCGTGATCGGCGAAAGCCCCAAGGCCGATGTCGGCGGCGGCCTGTTCAATCCCAGGACCGGCCGGGTCGAGGCCTATTCGGTCAATTATCTGAAGCGCGACTATGTCCCGGTCGGCGACGCGGTGAAGGCCGACCTCGCCTTTCTGAAGGCGCAGAACAAGGGCGAGTTCGCGATCGGGTCGCGCACCGATGCCGACGACAAATGGCTGGTGACCTTCGATCCGGTCACCGCGCCCGCCTCGACCTGGCTGTACGATCGCAAGGCGAAAAAGCTGACCCAACTCTATGTCAGCCGCCCCGAGCTGGCCGATGCGCCGCTGGTGCCGATGGAGGCGGTGGAGATCCCCGCGCGCGACGGCATGACGCTGGTGTCGTACCTGACCAGGCCCAAGGGCGTGACCGGGCCGGTGCCGATGGTGCTGTTCGTCCATGGCGGACCTTGGGCGCGCGACGGCTATGGCTATAATGGCTATCACCAGTGGCTCGCCAATCGCGGCTATGCGGTGCTGTCGGTCAATTATCGCGGCTCGACGGGCTTTGGTAAGAACTTCATCTCGGCGGGCGACCTGCAATGGGGCCGCAAGATGCATGACGACCTGATCGACGCGGTCGACTGGGCGGTCAAGCAGGGCGTGGCCGTGCCCGACAAGGTGGCGATCATGGGCGGCTCCTATGGCGGCTATGCGACGCTGGCGGGCCTGACCTTCACCCCGGACAAGTTCGCGTGCGGCGTCGACATCGTCGGCCCGTCGAACCTGTTCACGCTCCTGAAGACCATTCCGCCCTATTGGGAAGCGGGCAAGCAGCAATTCTACAAGCGGATGGGCGATCCCACGACCGAGGATGGCCGCGCGCTGCTGAAGGAACGCTCGCCGCTGACCTTTGTCGACCGGATCAAGAAGCCGCTGCTGATCGGGCAGGGCGCCAACGACCCGCGCGTCAATGTGGCGGAAAGCGACCAGATCGTCTCGGCGATGGCGGCGAAGAACATCCCCGTCACCTATGTCGTCTTCCCCGACGAAGGGCATGGCTTTGCGCGGCCCGCCAACAATATCGCCTTCAACGCGGTGGCGGAGAATTTCCTGGGCCCGTGCCTGGGCGGCCGCGCCGAGCCGATCGGGGATACGCTGAAGGCCTCGACCGCTGAGGTGAAGCATGGGGCGGAGTTCGTGAAGGGGTTGTAA
- a CDS encoding phytoene/squalene synthase family protein, producing the protein MNHAADPDERARLVAAARESIAKGSKSFAAASLLFDPATRERAWLLYAWCRRCDDIADGQDHGHGMTRVADAPARLAELTDKTEAALAGRVVGDPAFDALRVVAAETGMPHRWPRDLIAGFALDAEDWRPDSDDDLYRYCYHVAGVVGCMMAVTMGVAPDDEAVLDRACDLGMAFQLANIARDIAEDAGAGRHYLPRQWLAYKSIAPDAIMAPSHRPGLSALARRLTDQAARFEASARMGTPALSYRSAWAVLSAAAIYGAIGRKVARRGRRAWDSRVGTSKVEKLRFMATASVQAARRGSMTIVPRDPTLWTRPR; encoded by the coding sequence GTGAACCACGCCGCCGACCCCGACGAGCGTGCAAGGCTGGTCGCGGCGGCGCGCGAATCGATCGCGAAGGGCTCGAAGAGTTTCGCGGCGGCCAGCCTGTTGTTCGATCCCGCGACGCGTGAGCGCGCCTGGCTGCTCTATGCCTGGTGCCGCCGCTGCGACGACATCGCCGACGGGCAGGATCACGGCCATGGCATGACCCGCGTGGCCGATGCGCCCGCGCGGCTGGCCGAGCTGACCGACAAGACCGAGGCGGCGCTGGCGGGGCGGGTCGTGGGCGATCCGGCGTTCGACGCGTTGCGTGTCGTGGCGGCGGAGACGGGGATGCCGCATCGCTGGCCGCGCGACCTGATCGCGGGCTTCGCGCTGGATGCCGAGGACTGGCGGCCCGACAGCGACGACGACCTCTATCGCTATTGCTATCATGTCGCGGGCGTCGTCGGCTGCATGATGGCGGTGACGATGGGCGTGGCACCCGATGACGAGGCGGTGCTCGACCGGGCCTGCGATCTGGGGATGGCGTTCCAGCTCGCCAATATCGCGCGCGACATCGCCGAGGATGCGGGCGCGGGGCGGCATTACCTGCCGCGCCAGTGGCTGGCCTATAAGAGCATCGCGCCCGACGCGATCATGGCGCCCTCGCACCGGCCGGGGCTGAGCGCGCTGGCCCGCCGCCTGACCGACCAGGCGGCGCGGTTCGAGGCGAGCGCGCGGATGGGGACGCCCGCGCTCTCCTATCGCTCGGCCTGGGCGGTGCTGTCGGCGGCGGCGATCTATGGCGCGATCGGGCGCAAGGTCGCCCGGCGCGGGAGGCGGGCCTGGGACAGCCGTGTCGGCACTAGCAAGGTGGAGAAGTTGCGCTTCATGGCCACCGCCAGCGTGCAGGCGGCGCGCCGGGGCAGCATGACGATCGTCCCACGCGACCCGACTTTATGGACCCGGCCGCGCTGA
- a CDS encoding TIGR00730 family Rossman fold protein, with protein sequence MKRLAIYCGSATPSDPLYIEMARSVGRGLAERGIGVVYGGGRLGLMGAVADAALAAGGEVIGIIPQALVDAEVAHRGLTELHVVPGMHERKKAFTDLSDGFITIAGGTGTMDELWEALSWAQLGYHADPVGLLNTGGYYDHLVAFWDKMGEVGFLRPQHRELLIVDTTLDGLLAKMTAHVPTQPIVRMNADDL encoded by the coding sequence ATGAAGCGATTGGCCATTTATTGCGGGTCGGCGACCCCCAGCGATCCCCTCTATATCGAAATGGCGCGGAGCGTCGGGCGCGGGCTGGCGGAGCGGGGGATCGGCGTCGTCTATGGCGGCGGACGGCTGGGCCTGATGGGCGCGGTCGCCGATGCGGCGCTGGCGGCCGGGGGCGAGGTGATCGGCATCATCCCGCAGGCGCTGGTCGATGCCGAGGTCGCGCATCGCGGCCTGACCGAGCTGCACGTCGTGCCTGGCATGCACGAGCGCAAGAAGGCGTTCACCGACCTGTCCGACGGCTTCATCACCATCGCGGGCGGCACCGGCACGATGGACGAGCTGTGGGAAGCGCTCAGCTGGGCGCAGCTGGGCTATCATGCCGATCCGGTCGGGCTGCTCAACACGGGCGGCTATTATGATCATCTCGTCGCCTTCTGGGACAAGATGGGCGAGGTCGGGTTCCTCCGGCCGCAGCACCGCGAGCTGCTGATCGTCGATACCACGCTCGACGGGTTGCTGGCCAAGATGACCGCGCATGTCCCGACCCAGCCGATCGTGCGCATGAACGCGGACGATCTGTGA
- a CDS encoding CsbD family protein, which translates to MNTDTINGTATNFGGQVKEGLGGVLGDKTMQAEGKGEQLGGKAQKAFGDAKTSVDQAVRPLFDQVRDFVRERPLASAALGGVVGIALLNTLRGK; encoded by the coding sequence ATGAACACCGACACGATCAACGGCACAGCCACCAATTTCGGCGGTCAGGTCAAGGAAGGCCTGGGCGGCGTGCTGGGCGACAAGACCATGCAGGCCGAAGGCAAGGGCGAACAGCTGGGCGGCAAGGCCCAGAAGGCTTTCGGCGACGCCAAGACCAGCGTCGACCAGGCGGTGCGTCCGCTGTTCGATCAGGTCCGCGACTTCGTCCGTGAGCGTCCGCTGGCCTCGGCCGCGCTGGGCGGCGTGGTCGGCATCGCGCTGCTCAACACGCTGCGCGGCAAGTAA
- the recQ gene encoding DNA helicase RecQ has product MVADPLAKLHEVFGYSQFRGVQEQVVDRVLNRQRTLAVMPTGAGKSLCYQLPAVMMDGCCVVVSPLIALMHDQLRAAEAVGIRAATLTSVDQNRAETVARFRDGQLDLLYVAPERASSGHFRELLASAPLSLFAIDEAHCVSEWGHDFRPDYRLLEPLMDAFPDVPRLALTATADAHTRADIAKQLGIPVEGMIVSGFDRPNIRYAISPKANVNLQIARVVADTPGPGIVYAQTRAATEKLAEALARTGRPVRAYHAGLDPAIRAKNQADFVASEDMVICATVAFGMGIDKPDVRFVAHAGLPKSIEAYYQETGRAGRDGDPSVAHLFWGAEDFARARQRIAEVEPERQPGERARLAALGALVETGGCRRRILLRHFGEDLAEDCGNCDNCLGSPDAVDATTVAQKFLSAVFRTGQMFGAGYIEQVLTGQSTERSLMNGHEALSVWNIVDGDEVALLKPVHRALLLRDALRTNHHGGLEFGPAARALIKGEARLSLVVPPKRERKGRRAAPVAANPADNPLFEALRAKRRELAQEAGVPPYVIFHDSVLRDMAAQRPTSRAALSLLSGIGARKLDAYGEAFLAVIRDAG; this is encoded by the coding sequence ATGGTCGCCGACCCCCTTGCCAAGCTCCACGAAGTTTTCGGGTACAGCCAGTTCCGGGGTGTCCAGGAACAGGTGGTCGACCGTGTCCTGAATCGCCAGCGGACGCTGGCGGTGATGCCGACCGGCGCGGGCAAGTCGCTCTGCTACCAGCTGCCCGCCGTGATGATGGACGGATGCTGCGTCGTGGTCAGCCCGCTGATCGCGCTGATGCACGACCAGTTGCGCGCGGCCGAGGCGGTCGGCATCCGCGCCGCCACGCTGACCAGCGTCGACCAGAATCGCGCCGAGACGGTCGCGCGCTTCCGCGACGGCCAGCTCGACCTGCTCTATGTCGCCCCCGAACGCGCGTCATCGGGGCATTTCCGCGAGCTGCTGGCCTCCGCGCCGCTCAGCCTGTTCGCGATCGACGAGGCGCATTGCGTCAGCGAATGGGGCCACGACTTCCGCCCCGATTACCGGCTGCTCGAGCCGTTGATGGATGCGTTCCCCGATGTGCCCCGGCTCGCGCTGACCGCGACCGCCGACGCGCATACCCGCGCCGATATCGCCAAGCAGCTGGGCATCCCGGTCGAGGGGATGATCGTCTCGGGCTTCGATCGGCCCAATATCCGCTATGCGATCAGTCCCAAGGCCAATGTGAACCTGCAGATCGCGCGGGTGGTCGCCGACACGCCCGGCCCCGGCATCGTCTATGCCCAGACGCGCGCCGCGACCGAGAAGCTGGCCGAGGCGCTGGCCCGCACCGGGCGGCCGGTGCGCGCCTATCATGCCGGGCTGGACCCCGCGATCCGCGCCAAGAACCAGGCCGATTTCGTGGCGAGCGAGGATATGGTGATCTGCGCCACCGTCGCCTTCGGCATGGGGATCGACAAGCCCGATGTGCGCTTCGTCGCGCATGCCGGGCTGCCCAAGTCGATCGAGGCCTATTATCAGGAGACCGGGCGCGCGGGCCGCGACGGCGATCCGTCGGTCGCGCATCTCTTCTGGGGCGCGGAGGACTTCGCCCGTGCGCGCCAGCGCATCGCCGAGGTGGAGCCCGAACGCCAGCCCGGCGAGCGCGCGCGGCTGGCGGCACTGGGAGCGCTGGTCGAGACGGGCGGATGCCGCCGCCGCATCCTGCTGCGCCATTTCGGCGAGGATCTGGCCGAGGATTGCGGCAATTGCGACAATTGCCTGGGCTCGCCCGATGCGGTCGATGCCACGACGGTGGCGCAGAAATTCCTGTCCGCGGTGTTCCGCACCGGCCAGATGTTCGGCGCGGGCTATATCGAACAGGTGCTGACCGGCCAGTCGACCGAGCGCAGCCTGATGAACGGGCATGAGGCGCTGTCGGTGTGGAATATCGTCGACGGCGACGAGGTGGCGCTGCTCAAGCCGGTCCACCGCGCGCTGCTGCTGCGCGATGCGCTGCGCACCAATCATCATGGCGGGCTGGAGTTCGGCCCCGCCGCGCGCGCGCTGATCAAGGGCGAGGCGCGGCTGTCGCTGGTCGTGCCGCCCAAGCGCGAGCGCAAGGGCCGTCGTGCCGCGCCGGTTGCCGCCAACCCGGCGGACAATCCACTGTTCGAGGCGCTGCGCGCCAAGCGGCGTGAACTGGCGCAGGAGGCGGGGGTGCCGCCTTACGTCATCTTCCACGATTCGGTGCTACGCGACATGGCGGCGCAGCGCCCGACCAGCCGCGCGGCGCTGTCGCTGCTGTCGGGCATCGGCGCGCGCAAGCTGGACGCCTATGGCGAAGCCTTTCTGGCGGTGATCCGCGACGCCGGTTAA
- a CDS encoding GNAT family N-acetyltransferase, translated as MTYTSPAPTLTTERLTLRGHHPDDLGALSAMWAEPAVYERIGGKPRHPEDVWIRLLRSIGQWTAFGYGAWVVCDRATGDVLGDMGLLESRREIRPELTVPEAGWTLVPKAHGRGYAGEAMRAVLDWADARGIGRTCCIIDPGNAASIRLAEKLGYAAPVEGVYHDRPIRIFHRG; from the coding sequence ATGACCTACACCAGCCCTGCCCCGACCCTGACCACCGAGCGACTGACCTTGCGCGGTCATCATCCCGACGATCTCGGCGCGCTGTCGGCAATGTGGGCCGAACCGGCGGTGTATGAGAGGATCGGCGGCAAGCCCCGTCATCCAGAGGATGTGTGGATACGGCTGCTGCGCTCGATCGGGCAGTGGACAGCATTCGGCTATGGCGCCTGGGTGGTATGCGACCGAGCGACGGGCGATGTGCTCGGCGATATGGGCCTGCTGGAATCGCGCCGTGAGATCCGGCCCGAACTGACGGTGCCGGAGGCGGGGTGGACGCTGGTTCCGAAGGCCCATGGCCGGGGCTATGCGGGCGAGGCGATGCGCGCGGTGCTCGACTGGGCGGACGCGCGGGGCATCGGGCGGACCTGCTGCATCATCGATCCGGGCAACGCGGCGTCGATCCGACTCGCGGAGAAGCTGGGTTACGCCGCGCCGGTCGAGGGGGTGTATCACGACCGGCCGATCCGGATTTTCCACCGGGGGTAA
- a CDS encoding sterol desaturase family protein has translation MTLIVGVRYLLASGAFALATRARHPNLYTGLDPQIRREIGWSLASAAIYGVPAGVVAWGWQNRGWTQIYADIHAWPLWYWPVSILLYLVAHDTWFYWTHRWMHRPAVFKAAHAVHHASRPPTAWAAMAFHPIEAVTGAVVIPLLVFLIPIHVAALGLVLTIMTVMGVTNHMGWEIFPRFMWRGHLGGWLITASHHQRHHEQYGCNYGLYFRFWDRLCGTDRGLGDFERAHAQAARRVAGADAGRAAADRRRAGQSAGHRD, from the coding sequence ATGACGCTGATCGTCGGCGTCCGCTATCTGCTCGCCTCGGGCGCGTTCGCGCTGGCGACGCGGGCGCGGCATCCGAACCTCTATACCGGGCTCGACCCGCAGATCCGGCGCGAGATCGGATGGAGCCTCGCCTCCGCCGCCATCTATGGCGTGCCCGCCGGGGTCGTCGCCTGGGGATGGCAGAATCGCGGATGGACGCAAATCTATGCCGACATCCATGCCTGGCCGCTCTGGTACTGGCCGGTCTCGATCCTGCTCTATCTGGTCGCGCACGACACCTGGTTCTACTGGACGCATCGCTGGATGCACCGCCCGGCGGTCTTCAAGGCCGCGCATGCCGTCCACCATGCCAGCCGCCCGCCCACCGCATGGGCGGCGATGGCGTTCCACCCGATCGAGGCGGTGACCGGCGCTGTGGTAATTCCGCTACTCGTTTTTCTTATTCCGATTCACGTCGCCGCACTCGGCTTGGTGCTGACGATCATGACCGTTATGGGCGTCACCAACCATATGGGCTGGGAAATCTTCCCGCGCTTCATGTGGCGGGGGCACCTGGGGGGGTGGCTCATTACCGCAAGCCACCATCAACGGCATCATGAGCAATATGGGTGCAACTATGGACTCTATTTCCGTTTCTGGGACCGGCTCTGCGGCACCGACCGCGGCCTTGGCGATTTTGAGCGCGCCCATGCGCAGGCCGCGCGCCGTGTCGCTGGCGCTGATGCTGGCCGCGCTGCCGCTGATCGGCGCCGCGCCGGTCAGTCGGCTGGACATCGCGATTGA
- a CDS encoding DUF2141 domain-containing protein, whose protein sequence is MSLALMLAALPLIGAAPVSRLDIAIDQLRSAKGSIRLCLTADPDNFPACVDDARAMTRSVPAGQRAIHLDGLPHGNYAAAVIHDENDNAKLDTLAGIPREGFGFSRNPAIRFGPPRFTAARFALDSVAETQQIRMRYIF, encoded by the coding sequence GTGTCGCTGGCGCTGATGCTGGCCGCGCTGCCGCTGATCGGCGCCGCGCCGGTCAGTCGGCTGGACATCGCGATTGACCAGCTGCGCTCGGCCAAGGGTTCGATCCGCCTGTGCCTGACCGCCGACCCCGACAATTTCCCCGCCTGTGTCGATGATGCGCGGGCGATGACCCGATCGGTGCCTGCGGGCCAGCGCGCCATCCATCTCGACGGCCTGCCCCATGGCAATTACGCCGCCGCCGTCATCCATGACGAGAATGACAATGCCAAGCTGGACACGCTGGCGGGCATCCCGCGCGAAGGCTTCGGCTTTTCGCGCAATCCGGCGATCCGGTTCGGCCCGCCGCGTTTCACCGCGGCCCGTTTCGCGCTCGATTCTGTTGCCGAAACACAACAGATCAGGATGCGGTACATATTCTGA